In a genomic window of Polycladomyces abyssicola:
- the yidD gene encoding membrane protein insertion efficiency factor YidD, whose product MRTIALWLIRFYRRFLSPLKPPTCRFYPTCSAYGYEAIRKYGVIKGGWLTAKRIGKCHPFHPGGYDPVP is encoded by the coding sequence ATGAGGACGATCGCATTGTGGCTGATCCGGTTTTACCGCCGGTTTCTCTCCCCGCTGAAACCGCCTACATGCCGTTTTTATCCCACGTGTTCGGCATACGGCTACGAGGCGATCCGAAAGTATGGCGTCATCAAGGGCGGGTGGTTGACGGCGAAGCGGATCGGCAAATGCCATCCCTTTCACCCCGGTGGGTACGATCCGGTGCCGTGA